Within the Trichoderma breve strain T069 chromosome 3, whole genome shotgun sequence genome, the region GGGCAAAGAATGAGATTTTCAGTTTTTAAAAGGTTAACTTTGTTTTTATTAGAATagatatatgtatatataggGAGCGGCTATCACCAGCGCTGCGACTACGGTGGCGCTGTATTTGTAGATACAACGGGAACAATTTCATCTACAGGTTCACGATTTTTGCGTCTGTGTTACAGTAACTGCTTTAATCTGGATCCTTAGTTTAATAAGAAAATATGTTGAGCTATCTGTGCAGCTGTTTAGAAAAGGCGatcatatatatatgagtGTGAAGGACTTATACGGGGATGCGCCTCATTGGTGTTGAAGTATGATGCAACCACATATTTATCGTGCCAATGGCCGACTAAACTATGATAAACACATTAATATCATATCAGTTATgtaataattactttaaaacAATGTTTAATGATAAGTAAAACTTACTTGAATTTAACCGTCAGCACAATACTGTATGTCCATCTTCCCGTGCTTCTCTCACCGTTGAGCGGCACGTGCTTTGGCGTCGAAATCGGCCACGCGAAAAAAATAGACCCCAGAAGCGTGACGTCGTTGCTCTAGCAAAAGCTCtaacaaaggaaaagcaCCATCGCAATTTCGCACCTCCAACACACTCACACAATCACAGCTGCATCCGatcatctcctccaccagccaCTCAATTCGTCACGGCCAGAATCTTAAATCGCACATCATCACCTCAATTCTCGTTTCGACCGCTAAAAGAGCTTCTGCGACGCTACAGCGGCCTCTGTGGCCTCGGTCGGAAGACGCACCGCATCATCGCAGCgtggcttcagcttcaaagCTCTGCTAATTCGGCGACACAACAAAATGGCTTCCACGCCCATGGACCTCGATCTTCCCGCCAGCTCAAACggctctccagctctcagTATCTCGAGGAATCTGGCCGCCAGCGCGCCCGTGTCAAATCTCAGCGACGTTGTGTCTAGCTTTCGCCCGACAAAGGTCCGTTTGTTTTGCTACCTGTATCGCCAGACAATCAGTGCTGACGTGAATCGGCGCTCCCTTTTAGCTTCTACGTCGCGATGATATCAAAGATGGACGGCCTCAGCCTCGGGTGCTCTCAATTGACtacgatgacgatggcgagcTGCTCATGACCTCTGCTAGCGATGAGACAATCCAGATCTACAACGTCCGAGAGGGGCGCCATGACAAGAGCCTGCTTAGCAAGAAATACGGCGTCAAGCTGGCAAAGTTTACACATACGAGGTCTAGTATAATCTACGCCAGTACCAAACAGAACCGTAATAGCATTCCCTACTACCCTTTTGGCACCGCTTGCATCTAATCGCCCTCTAGACGCCATTCGATACCTCGCTACTCACGACAACTCCTTCATTCGCTACTTTGAAGGCCACGACGCGGCAGTCACAGCACTTGCCGTACATCCCGGTAGCGACAACTTCATATCCTGCTCACAAGACAACACTGTCCGGCTTTGGGACACCCAGACGAAACATTGGCAGGGCCAGCTCTTCCTTCGATCGCCGTACCTTGCAGCCTATGATCCTTCCGGGACAGTCTTTGCTGTTGCGTGTCCCAGCAGCGGCTCTGTTCTATTGTACGACGTTAGAAACTACGACAAGGCGCCGTTTACCACCATCGATATCGTGGAGCAGTGCCGCGGAGTCGATTCTCAGTGTCTTGTCAAGGGGTGGACCAAGCTCGAGTTTTCCAACGATGGGAAAACTATCCTAGTGGGAACAAAGGGCCGAGGACACTTTCTTCTCGACGCTTTCCAGGGCAATCTGAAAGCCTATCTTCGACGGCCCGCAGGTGGGACGCGTCGGCTTGCTCCGGGCGAGAACATTGCCGCAAACGGCGCCGCCCCGGCTCCCACCGACCCCGGAGCATTCGAAAGCAGCGGCGACTGCTGTTTCGCACCGGATGGACGATATGTGCTCAGTGGTGGAGCTAAGCAGGACGTGCTGGTTTGGGATACACTGAAGCAGCCAGCAGAGAACAAGGTGTTGGACCCAACATGGACGCTGCCTGATAAGAGAGAGGCGGCGGTGCTGGCTTTCAACCCGCGGTTCAACTTTTTCGCGACAGCAGACCAAGATTTGGTTCTTTGGCTACCAGACCCTCACGCATAGAATGCGAGTGTCGCTGCTTTAAAGAAACGTGTGTAGAATCGGCGGCCTTTTTGTTTCGATTCTTGGATCGAAGTTCGATATAAGAGGAGAATATGAAAGGGACCATGTAGATACCCGACGTCGTGTAAACTGGCTCATTCGATAGGATCAGCTGCTTTACGACTGTCTTTTTAacatgtacatatatataGATGCGCTTCAATCATCAGTGAATGAGTGGCGTTTAACACTTGCTCTATAACTATTAAGATTATCTCTCTAATTGTTCATTCACTCTTGCATCTTGTGATCATCCTCTAAGAGATCACACTGCCGGGCCAAATTTGACACCGCCCATTGCCGCCCAAATTTGATCCCAAAACTCGCACTCTGTGAAATCCAACTCGGCTGGTGCAATAGTATCCTGAATGTACACTCCTCGGTTTGAGTGGGCATCAAAGCGAGGCCATTTCACACTCTTCGTCTCAGGATGCCCTCGTTCGGCCAATGCCGTCCACGCAGCAATCATCGAAGCGCTTATACTACGATCCTGCTTCGATGCACTGCACGTACCATTGCCAAAAGGCTGGTTATCCATGTttccaaagacaaagggCAATTCAGCCGTATGCGTACTTCCAAAGAAAGGGGCGAGATCTGCAGAGGGGAAAGGCTGGCCGTCTTCGTCGAGCCAGGGACAGGAGAGGGTGCGGTTGAAGCGGTAGGCGTAGGCTGGTGCTTTGGCGGCGCGGAGGGCTTTGTAGGCGGGACAGTTGAAGCCGGAGACGGTGGTGATGTGGGTGATTgcggcgacgacggcgaagGAGGTTGAGCctgtggtgttgaagagggaTAGGGGGTAtgctttggagatggaggaggaggaggggccCCATTGGGAGAGGAAGTCTGTGTAGTTGGATTCTGTGAGGACGttggatgaggaggagaagtAGACGGGGAGGGTGAGGAGGCTGCTGTCTAGTTCGTCTGTTTGGTGATGTTagtctttttgtttttttatgtgctttttttttgtctagGGGGTTGTTGGCTTACTTTgaccgatgatgatgggtACTTGGGAGCCGACTGATAGAGGTTGATGCTTGATGATTTCACCATCGAGAACGGAGGAGTCGAGAGATGTGATGTTGGGAAGGTCGATACCTAAGACGGTGGCGAGGAGGCCGCCGTTGGTGGTTGGATCGAGGAGGGCTGGCGTTTGGGAATGAGCCTTGATAAGGTCTTTGACAGACTTGGATTGTAAACAGCACAGCTGTACAGGTGGCATTGTCAGTTTGAAGGGCTTCATATTGAGAGAAGGACGTGGACTTACATCGTCTGAACGGCAGTTGAGCGTCTTTGCGAAACTTTGTCCCGTATACGTGGCTGTCTTGTAAGGAGCTACGTCTTGACCTCCTCCAGACTCCATCACCGCAGCAGAGATCAAATGCTTTGCCTCAGGTAATGTTGAGACTACAAAGGTATCGTCCGCGCCGGCACTCTGGCCAAAGAGCATCACTTTGGTCGAATCACCTCCGAAGGCTTTGATGTTGTGTTTCACCCAGGTGAGAGCTGCAAGATAGTCTTGGATGGCCATGTTGCCCCTGATGCCGGCATCTGGTAGTGCTAGGAAGCCGAGAGGACCTAATCGGTAGTTGAATTTGACTACGATGGCGTCTATGGCTAGGTTGCAGGAGTCGTAGAGGGGGTACGTGATGGCTCCTCCGTCGTTACCGCCGCCGTAGGCGAAGGCTTTGACGGGGAGAGATGATTTCGATGTTGCGTGTGGAGGGACGTAGACGTCTAGATATAAACTAGATGTAAAAGATTAGTATTTACATGGCATTTTCTGTCAGAGTTTATGATAGCTTACCAGTCTTCTGATAGGGGAGTGTCTGTTACGTCGAATGCGGATCCCCATTGGATACATGCGGGTGGTGGTTTTGTCGCGTCAAGATGTCCGTTTGGGTATCGACCGTTGAATAGTTCTGGGGGCATAAACCTTCGATGGCCGACGGGTGGATGAGCGTATGGAATGCCTTGAAATTGCTTGACTGGAGTGCGTTTGCATGTGTTTCCTAGGATTGTTCCTGAGGAGAGGTGGACGGTGGGAGGCTCTTGGGGgtgagaagctgcagagatGAGGTCTGCGACGAGCAAAAGACTTGCCAGAGTGGTCGAGTGAAGCATTGTGATGATTTATGACTCGACTCGTTCGTATGAATGAATTAGAATGATGGTACAAGCAGCTTTCTCGTCCATCTATTGTTGAGATGTTGCGCTCTCTATATAGGAGTTGAGCTATTACTCCTTGACCCCTGAACCACACCAGCCCATCTTCGGGCTGCCACTCAACCGCATTAGTTGGCATGAAAACTCCTTCTTTCAGCCAGGTTTACAGCAACTAGACTACGTAAGTAACCCTCAGAATCTCAGTGAAACGTAATTGAAGGGTCCGTgatcagcatcagccacCGAAGCTGACATTGACCGATCTGGAAGCATTTCACGATGTGAGGTCCTAGCGTTGCCTAAAAGGGCTACCTATTGCGATATAGGGCTGTGTTTTGAAGGGGCAAagtcgagatggagacgcTAAGCTCTTTGACGGCCAAATCAGCTGCTTGTTTGAGTAACTGGGGGTGGCTCGAGCTCAGATGAACTagaggatgatggagattgtAAATAGAGTCATGCATCACGGCTAATTTCCAGGGCGTTGTCGAATGGAAATGCTGGATGGAGACTTGGTCTGTTGGTTGTCTCTGAGTGCGCTCATTTTGACATGACATTTGGTGACTGGACAATAACGTCTGTAGCGCCTGGTAGGATTCTCACTTTAGGAAATGCCATTCGAAGACTCCCTATTTTTGCAATTATTGTTTAACAGGGGTCAATAATACAGGGGCTGTAGCGCTGATCTAGTTCAACTGGGAGCTGGCTAGTTGTGCATGCGTCTTATAATTCAAGGCAGAGTGATTTAACTGAGTTCGTGTGCCGAAACTTGTCGATAGTCGCCCAAAATGTCTGTAATTAGCTATCAGTTGAACTTTGGCTTCCAATAGCTAGGTTCTACAGTAAGATCACATCGAACCACTTCTTTTGCCGATTATCAATATTCAAGGGGTTGTGACATATGTCATCTACCCACTAATATAGTTGATATCGGTTCAAGGCTCAGTCAATGCTAAATTACCGTTGGATTTCCATACCCAACTGGTCGGTAAACGGGAACTTGTTTTCAATCTGCACCCgaagtttttaaaaaagacacaaaagaaaagtatcTTCTAGCCTAAAGTAATCCTTATGTTTTCAGGATCACTTTTCTCCCAAGCTTCCGCCAACACACGTCCGCAGCCAGCCCTATATGCCACATCATTATCCCCGCGTTGAACCCAGAGAACGTTGTAGAACTGATACTCCTGATCATCTTCATACTCTGGTAGCTCTAGGTTCTCCTCATACTGTCCTGTAGCAATAACTTGATAATGATAGCCAATGCCCCACATCTTATGACCAACCCATCGTCCAGCGCGATCATATACAGCGTGAAACGGCCTTGGATCTGCGTATCTGCTCCTTCGTAGGACCTTCTCCTCGTAACAGCTCCGTAAACATTTGCCCTTTGCACTTCCCTGCGAGATTGCAATGAGCTCAATGGGCTCTGCTGGCCCACACGTCGCGTCTCCCGTAATACGAATCACGCCTCCAAACCTTCCCTCTGTATCTCGAAGAGCAACCACCTTTGGACAAATTGGTTAGGGGGCTTTGGACTAGGACCGGGTTCGCGAACGCCAAGAAGAATGCCGCTTCTTTTATGGGAAGTGGCGAGTATCTCCAAGGTTGCTgcaggaagaaaagacgcACGAGTTACAGAAGCTGAGATGTGATTCGATATGGACAACGTTCGCCGGGCAGATTCTTTTGGCGAGTCCACATGTTCCCATGTGACGGTGTTTCGCAGTTTCCAGGAGTTCGTAATGCCTAGCTTCTTGTGGCCATGTTGATCGACATTCAGAACTGATTGAAAGCTCTCAGGGTCAATATAACATTGCCATCCACACCAGGCCCAGGAAGGCAGCGTGGGCCTTCGGGTTGAGGGACCGTTTTCCCGGTCGGCCTTGTTTTCTCGGTCCCACGTATGAAGATAGGTGCCTTTCAATGGCTGCCAGAGTAGTGCATGGTCTAGATAGAGTCTGGGTAACCCGAATAAAAAGCCTTCTGGAAATGCAGGAGCCAGATAGTTCAAGACTCCTAGGAACGCAGAGAGACCGTCTTCTTTATAAGTCAACTGCCGTCCGTTATAGGGGCAAACCAGGTCAGCATAAATACTGAAGTCAGGCCATGTCGGTACTGAGAGCTGCCTCATGGGCGCTACTTCTGATAGAGTCCCTGGTGAAGGTTTGTCATTTTGTTGCGGTCGAAGTTGACTTGAATCCCACACTGCGCACTCGCACTGCCAGAATATTGAAGTACCCAGAAAGAAGACTACCCGTTTGCTGAGAACGTATTCTTGGTACGTCCAAGCTCTTTCTGCCCACTCAGACGCACATACTGTCTCGTAGTAAGATCTAATACGATGTGCTCTGGCGACCTCGGCCGCCTTAGTGGGATTTTTCAAGTCCGACTCTGAGCACATAATATTCGATACATGCCTTACTTCTGGACTGTGAATAGTCGCCTCGGGAGTATGAAACATCCCATACTCGGCTGCGGCAATGATAGTCATGCAGGCGCCAGAATAGACATGATCCATTGATGAAAACTCGGATGCTTTCCCTGGATCGTCTTGAACGATGCAGAGTCTATCCACCCATAGATACCTTTTCCCAATTGCGCTAGTTAACTCCATAGCATCGATTATAACTTTGGGTAGATTCGATTTATTCTGTTCCAGTGCATTGACCTTCGTCAATAACTCGATGTTATTGCTGAGCAGCTGTAATTCAGCATCCTTGTTGGTCTGACTTGTCTTGTTCTGCCAAGTATAGCTGAGCGCCAAATATTCGTTCGAAGCAGCCCCTCGTACTATACAGCGATCCCTGACATCAATGAGCCAAGAAATTTTCTGCTGTATGCtagatgacgaagatgatatGGTACAGGTACCACTGTGGCGACTGTCGCAGTTTGATATCCAATCTTTAATTGATTGGATAACAGGTGGGTTGTTATCAGGGGTAAAAAGCGGAACAAACTGTTCACTTTTGTCTAAACCACGCCTTCCCCGACGTTGCCCTCGTCTTCGAATTGGTCTCATGGCATAGAAACATCAGATTAGCCAAGTTGTGGAATGAATATGAtgaggaaagaaaaatggTTTGGAGGGGAAGGCATATATGCAAAGGAAAAGACAGACGCGTCTTGGTTGGGCATTAAAGTCCATCTTcgccttgttttttcccctaTAGCCATGCACAGACTTGACTTTCATTGGGGGAACGGTGGATGAAGGATTGCATGTAATTAGGCAGCAGAAATGTTGGCGGCGATGGACAGTCTGAGCCTAATTCATACCCATCCAATATGAAATCAGTTGGACCCCGCATGTCATTGATTTCTAAAGAATCAGGCTGTCGGTGGAGTTCTGCACGATAATGGATGTTACCTCATGAATTAGTCTGGTCCTGAACACCCCTCGAAAACTTCCCGATCACAGGACACTCTATCattctcaatggcatcatagTAGCTAGACACGAATATGGCACAGGAAACGAGAGACAAAATGTCCTACGAAAGCTACACTATTGCGGTGATATGCGCCATGAGCTTCGAAATGAGCGCCTTTCGTTACATGCTGGACCGGGAACACCCTCGCTtacagagaaaagaagaagactcgaACACCTACGTTTTGGGCGAAGTATACGGAAACAACATTGTGCTTGCATGTCTCCCTGGGAATCAAGGGAAAGGATCTGCGGCAACTGTTGCAACCAATTTGGCGCGAACATTTCCTGCTATAAAGTTAAGATTCCTCGTGGGAATAGGCGGAGGAGTACCGAGTACGAAGCATGACATTCGTCTAGGCGATGTGGTTGTGAGCATGCCCAGCGGGGAATATGGCGGCGTGGTGCAATATGATCtggggaagaagacagaCTACGGCTTCGTTCTCAAGGGGTTTCTGCAGCCTCCTCCGCCATTGTTACGGAGCGCAGTCGAGACAATGCGCTCTGATCATCTTGTTAGCGACAATAAAATCGAGGAATTCATCTCTCAGATGCTACAGAAAGGGCCGCGCCTATCCGACTACTATCAGCAACCTTCCACCAAGAGCGACATCTTGTTTACGAAAGGGTATTCTCACGAGTTTAACCAACCCAATTGTGACCGATGCGACCGTGAGAGAGTTGTTACCAGAAGTGTCCGCCAGTTTCCTGGACCTGAGATACACTATGGACTGATTGCCTCCGGAGACACGGTCATGCGGAGTAGCAGTACCACTGCTGTGAGTTATCTAGAGGATGTGCTCTgcttcgagatggaggcggcggGATTGATGACAGAATATTCTTGTCTTGTTATCCGTGGCATCTCAGATTATGCGGATTCCCACAAGAATGATAAGTGGCAAAAGTACGCGGCTGCGACGGCGGCTGCTTGCACAAAGGAGCTGCTTTCATATCTACAACCCAATGAGAATGTGTCAGCGGCGGCAACTTCGTCTTTTCCGCTTTTGACAAGAGACGATGGGCCAGTAGTGAATAACACGTCTCATTTTTCTGGAACAGGTATGCAGCACTCGGGGGCGGGAACTTTGTCAGTTGGAGGCGACGTGAATATTGGCTGAGCATATGTATGTAGCCATCATATAACTATCTCGTCTCTGTAATCGATTAAACTCCCTTGATAAAACAACTTCCATTACCAATATATGAGCCGTATTTTGATATGCTCACGAGGTATCTAGATACATATACTATAGAATCTATCCATTACTTTCCTCTCCTTGGTGAACAAGAAATCACTCCTGAGAGGCAAGTGCAAAATTATGATAAGTTCCAAAATATCCTACCGAGAGCGTCACCTTATTTTCGAACCATGACAAGTCCGCGGCCGGCAACCGGCTAGAGCCTTCTGAGAAAAACTTGTTGATTCTTTTCGCTAGCCATTTGGGATTCTCGTCGGCTATATTGAGATTAGTTTCACGAACACAAACAGGAGCCCCCGGGAATTAGGAGGGTCAAGGTCTATGTAATACGCACCAATCCAGTGTCCTGCTTTGGGtacaacatcaacctccaGATTGTCAGATGCCGGGCCAAAGATCTGCTTAAGAACCGAAGGGATTCCAAAAGAAGCTTCCCCTCCTAAAGCTAGCAAGGGCATgctgagcttctgcttcccaAAAGCGCCtttgaagaaggcggcatcCGTAGCCACTGTCTGGGAAGTAAAGGGCCCCAGCATAGCCCGCAAGAAGCCAGGTTTGGCGATTGAAGATGTGTATTGA harbors:
- a CDS encoding carboxylesterase family domain-containing protein, whose amino-acid sequence is MLHSTTLASLLLVADLISAASHPQEPPTVHLSSGTILGNTCKRTPVKQFQGIPYAHPPVGHRRFMPPELFNGRYPNGHLDATKPPPACIQWGSAFDVTDTPLSEDCLYLDVYVPPHATSKSSLPVKAFAYGGGNDGGAITYPLYDSCNLAIDAIVVKFNYRLGPLGFLALPDAGIRGNMAIQDYLAALTWVKHNIKAFGGDSTKVMLFGQSAGADDTFVVSTLPEAKHLISAAVMESGGGQDVAPYKTATYTGQSFAKTLNCRSDDLCCLQSKSVKDLIKAHSQTPALLDPTTNGGLLATVLGIDLPNITSLDSSVLDGEIIKHQPLSVGSQVPIIIGQNELDSSLLTLPVYFSSSSNVLTESNYTDFLSQWGPSSSSISKAYPLSLFNTTGSTSFAVVAAITHITTVSGFNCPAYKALRAAKAPAYAYRFNRTLSYLAPFFGSTHTAELPFVFGNMDNQPFGNGTCSASKQDRSISASMIAAWTALAERGHPETKSVKWPRFDAHSNRGVYIQDTIAPAELDFTECEFWDQIWAAMGGVKFGPAV
- a CDS encoding phosphorylase superfamily domain-containing protein; this encodes MSYESYTIAVICAMSFEMSAFRYMLDREHPRLQRKEEDSNTYVLGEVYGNNIVLACLPGNQGKGSAATVATNLARTFPAIKLRFLVGIGGGVPSTKHDIRLGDVVVSMPSGEYGGVVQYDLGKKTDYGFVLKGFLQPPPPLLRSAVETMRSDHLVSDNKIEEFISQMLQKGPRLSDYYQQPSTKSDILFTKGYSHEFNQPNCDRCDRERVVTRSVRQFPGPEIHYGLIASGDTVMRSSSTTAVSYLEDVLCFEMEAAGLMTEYSCLVIRGISDYADSHKNDKWQKYAAATAAACTKELLSYLQPNENVSAAATSSFPLLTRDDGPVVNNTSHFSGTGMQHSGAGTLSVGGDVNIG
- a CDS encoding WD domain, g-beta repeat domain-containing protein, which produces MASTPMDLDLPASSNGSPALSISRNLAASAPVSNLSDVVSSFRPTKLLRRDDIKDGRPQPRVLSIDYDDDGELLMTSASDETIQIYNVREGRHDKSLLSKKYGVKLAKFTHTRSSIIYASTKQNHAIRYLATHDNSFIRYFEGHDAAVTALAVHPGSDNFISCSQDNTVRLWDTQTKHWQGQLFLRSPYLAAYDPSGTVFAVACPSSGSVLLYDVRNYDKAPFTTIDIVEQCRGVDSQCLVKGWTKLEFSNDGKTILVGTKGRGHFLLDAFQGNLKAYLRRPAGGTRRLAPGENIAANGAAPAPTDPGAFESSGDCCFAPDGRYVLSGGAKQDVLVWDTLKQPAENKVLDPTWTLPDKREAAVLAFNPRFNFFATADQDLVLWLPDPHA